One Rhodoferax ferrireducens T118 DNA segment encodes these proteins:
- a CDS encoding MurR/RpiR family transcriptional regulator — MTSKVLARIAETMAHAPTSRRSVLAMILQDPQRVLDESFEQLAHRAGSSVPTVMRTCRDLGYPGLREFKLALAQELAVSGSPLHRRVQLHDGAQEVISKVIRGAATAVSGVQAQLGVAEVEAAADAIVRASRVDCYSVGVTSSFMASDMQARLFRLGLVSNAYLDIHLQLVSAATLGTQGVVFAISHVGGMPSLIEAVDVAHSQGATVIALTQQETELAKHADIVLGIHVPEDPIMHVGTEAYLVHLTVIEIVTVLVAQRLGDLAVKRLGGVREVLSTRGVDMRHYARLDWDTAAAVNESKLKLNERKLK, encoded by the coding sequence ATGACTTCAAAAGTTCTTGCAAGAATTGCCGAGACCATGGCGCACGCGCCGACCTCCAGGCGTAGCGTGCTTGCCATGATCCTGCAGGATCCCCAGCGTGTGCTGGATGAAAGTTTTGAGCAGCTGGCGCACCGGGCGGGCAGTTCGGTGCCCACCGTCATGCGCACCTGTCGTGACCTGGGCTATCCGGGCCTGCGCGAGTTTAAGCTGGCGCTGGCGCAGGAATTAGCCGTCAGCGGCTCACCCTTGCATCGTCGGGTGCAACTCCATGACGGAGCCCAGGAAGTCATCTCCAAAGTTATCAGGGGCGCTGCCACTGCGGTCAGCGGTGTGCAGGCGCAGCTCGGTGTGGCGGAAGTGGAAGCGGCGGCTGACGCCATCGTTCGCGCCAGCCGCGTGGACTGTTACAGCGTGGGCGTGACTTCCAGCTTCATGGCGTCCGACATGCAAGCCCGGCTGTTCCGGCTGGGGCTGGTTTCCAATGCTTATCTGGATATTCATTTGCAACTGGTGTCGGCCGCGACCCTGGGCACCCAGGGCGTGGTGTTTGCCATTTCGCACGTGGGCGGCATGCCCTCGCTGATCGAGGCGGTGGACGTAGCGCACTCGCAAGGCGCCACGGTAATTGCTCTGACCCAGCAGGAGACCGAACTGGCCAAGCACGCCGACATTGTGCTGGGCATTCATGTGCCAGAAGACCCGATCATGCATGTGGGCACCGAGGCCTATCTGGTGCACCTCACCGTGATTGAAATCGTCACGGTGCTGGTGGCGCAGCGGCTGGGGGATCTGGCCGTCAAGCGTCTAGGTGGCGTGCGCGAGGTGCTCAGCACGCGCGGTGTGGACATGCGGCACTACGCCAGGCTCGATTGGGACACGGCAGCCGCAGTCAATGAAAGCAAACTCAAACTCAACGAAAGAAAACTCAAATGA
- a CDS encoding ABC transporter ATP-binding protein, translating to MSAPLIEVKNLHRYFGAPAKPVRAVDDVSFSIQPGETLGLVGESGSGKSTIGRTLLRLIESTSGQVLYRGEDLGSASSSRMRALRSKLQMIFQDPYASLNPKMRVKDILGEALQVHGLAKGRKVRDARIAELLELVGLRAEHASRYPHEFSGGQRQRIGVARALAVEPEFIVADEPLSALDVSIQAQVVNLLCDLRDRLSLTMLFISHDLDVVEYLCDRVVVLYLGRVMEVAPTAALFARPLHPYSQALLAASPKPDPEQKSERIALTGDIPSPVNPPSGCVFRTRCPHVIDACASIRPELRDMGQGRFKACIRDDIAVVTA from the coding sequence ATGAGCGCGCCACTGATTGAAGTCAAGAATCTGCACCGCTACTTTGGCGCGCCAGCCAAGCCGGTGCGTGCGGTAGATGATGTATCCTTTTCCATCCAGCCCGGTGAAACACTGGGGCTGGTCGGGGAATCGGGCTCAGGCAAAAGCACCATTGGCCGCACGCTGCTGCGGCTGATTGAGAGCACCTCGGGCCAGGTGTTGTACCGGGGAGAAGACCTCGGGTCGGCATCAAGTTCCCGCATGCGCGCCCTGCGCAGCAAGCTGCAAATGATTTTTCAGGACCCCTACGCCAGCCTGAACCCGAAGATGCGCGTAAAGGACATTCTGGGGGAGGCCTTGCAGGTGCACGGGCTGGCCAAAGGCCGCAAAGTCCGGGATGCGCGCATCGCCGAATTGCTGGAACTGGTTGGCCTGCGCGCCGAGCATGCCAGCCGCTATCCGCATGAATTTTCCGGTGGCCAGCGCCAGCGCATCGGCGTGGCCCGGGCCCTCGCGGTTGAGCCCGAGTTCATCGTGGCCGACGAGCCCCTGTCCGCGCTGGACGTGTCGATACAGGCGCAGGTGGTGAACCTGCTGTGCGACCTGCGCGACCGCCTGTCGCTGACCATGCTGTTCATCTCGCATGACCTGGACGTGGTGGAATACCTGTGCGACCGGGTGGTGGTGCTGTACCTGGGCCGCGTGATGGAAGTGGCGCCCACGGCCGCGCTGTTTGCCCGGCCTCTGCATCCCTACAGCCAGGCCCTGCTGGCAGCCTCGCCCAAGCCCGACCCCGAGCAAAAGAGCGAGCGCATTGCGCTCACCGGCGACATTCCCAGCCCCGTCAACCCGCCTTCGGGTTGCGTGTTTCGTACCCGCTGCCCCCATGTGATCGACGCCTGCGCCAGCATCCGTCCCGAGTTGCGGGACATGGGGCAGGGCCGCTTCAAGGCCTGCATCCGGGATGACATCGCCGTGGTGACGGCGTAA
- a CDS encoding amino acid deaminase: MTTLQDILDPQIDHSFKGFPHTSPPLRRSQIAAQNWRVLDGDLPLPLALVKEQALQHNLSWMQRFAADHGLDMAPHGKTTMSPQLLKRQLDEGAWGLTFATVSQVRAGVSVGARRCMIANQVFAAVDLAGIQDMQRKYDGLRIAFLVDSVAQLALIEAWYLSPKVLQSPVRPFEVLLEIGVEGGRTGCRSQKDAMTLARHLHDSPACRLVGIECYEGLGATGQSAADEAYAAALMQRVCEIAVACDQQNFFDNEEVLVSAGGSAIFDLVANRLKPELSRPVRGILRSGCYVTHDHGFYKRMVNAVNSRLHCSGGLQAAMEVWASVQSCPEPGLVILAVGKRDISYDLDLPVPLTFCKPGGAAITDAPADWKISGLNDQHAYLRGTGPEHAALQVGDLVALGISHPCTTFDKWRWMPVVDENYVVCDALVTRF, encoded by the coding sequence ATGACCACTTTGCAAGACATTCTCGACCCGCAGATTGACCACTCTTTCAAGGGCTTTCCGCACACCAGCCCGCCCTTGCGCCGCTCGCAGATTGCCGCTCAGAACTGGCGCGTGCTGGACGGTGATTTGCCGCTGCCACTGGCTCTCGTCAAGGAGCAGGCGCTGCAGCACAACCTGTCGTGGATGCAGCGCTTTGCTGCCGATCATGGCCTTGACATGGCCCCGCACGGCAAAACCACCATGTCGCCTCAGTTGCTCAAGCGACAGCTCGACGAGGGCGCCTGGGGCCTGACCTTTGCCACCGTGTCCCAGGTGCGCGCCGGGGTGTCAGTGGGTGCGCGCCGTTGCATGATTGCCAACCAGGTGTTCGCCGCAGTGGACCTGGCCGGCATTCAGGACATGCAGCGCAAGTACGACGGACTGCGAATTGCCTTCCTGGTGGATTCTGTGGCGCAGCTGGCGCTGATTGAAGCCTGGTACCTGTCGCCAAAAGTGCTCCAGTCGCCTGTGCGTCCTTTTGAGGTCTTACTGGAAATCGGGGTCGAGGGCGGCCGTACCGGCTGTCGCAGCCAGAAAGATGCCATGACTCTGGCACGCCACCTCCATGACAGCCCGGCATGCCGCCTGGTCGGCATCGAGTGCTATGAAGGCCTGGGCGCGACCGGGCAATCAGCGGCGGACGAGGCGTATGCCGCGGCGCTGATGCAGCGCGTGTGTGAAATTGCCGTCGCCTGTGATCAGCAGAATTTTTTTGACAACGAAGAGGTGTTGGTCAGCGCCGGCGGCTCGGCGATTTTCGACCTGGTGGCAAACCGACTCAAGCCCGAACTCTCCCGACCGGTGCGCGGCATCTTGCGATCAGGTTGCTACGTGACGCACGATCACGGGTTTTACAAGCGCATGGTCAATGCGGTCAATTCGCGCCTGCACTGCAGCGGCGGCTTGCAGGCGGCGATGGAGGTCTGGGCATCTGTGCAGTCCTGCCCCGAGCCCGGTCTGGTGATACTCGCCGTGGGCAAGCGCGACATTTCCTATGATCTGGATTTGCCCGTCCCGCTCACTTTTTGCAAGCCCGGTGGCGCGGCCATCACGGATGCGCCGGCCGACTGGAAAATCAGCGGCCTGAACGACCAGCATGCCTATTTGCGTGGCACGGGTCCCGAGCATGCGGCGCTGCAGGTCGGCGATCTGGTGGCACTGGGAATATCGCACCCCTGCACCACGTTTGACAAATGGCGATGGATGCCCGTGGTTGATGAAAACTATGTGGTTTGCGATGCCCTTGTGACCCGTTTCTGA
- a CDS encoding ABC transporter ATP-binding protein, which translates to MKPPLTSPDPLRLDVRNLSTFFDTDEGLIRSVADVSFSIHPGKTTALVGESGSGKSVTSLSLMRLLSRTDSTQVSGQALFTNRAGETLDLLALPEPAMRRIRGNEIAMIFQEPMTSLNPVFTVGEQIAESVRLHMGLDRAAALAHALRMLELVEIPAATRRLHEYPHQLSGGMRQRVMIALAMACNPTLLIADEPTTALDVTIQAQILELMRRLQRETGMSILFITHNLGVVAHHADDVAVMYAGRIVEAAPVRALFTSPQHPYTQGLLACLPAQQRKRELANGETRVKRRLYAIRGQVSSPLSPPPGCAFEPRCDRALAACKEAMPELESAGPQRAARCILVSEAALVLTETA; encoded by the coding sequence ATGAAACCGCCCCTGACATCCCCTGATCCCTTGCGGCTCGACGTCCGCAACCTGAGCACTTTTTTTGACACCGATGAGGGACTGATCCGCTCGGTGGCCGATGTCAGCTTCAGCATCCATCCCGGCAAAACCACCGCGCTGGTGGGCGAGTCCGGCTCAGGCAAATCGGTGACCAGCCTGAGCCTGATGCGGCTGCTGTCCCGCACCGATTCCACCCAGGTCAGCGGCCAGGCCCTGTTTACCAACCGCGCCGGTGAAACGCTGGACTTGCTGGCGCTGCCCGAGCCCGCCATGCGCCGCATACGGGGCAATGAAATCGCGATGATTTTTCAGGAACCCATGACCAGCCTGAATCCCGTCTTCACGGTGGGTGAACAGATTGCGGAGTCGGTGCGCCTGCATATGGGACTGGACCGCGCAGCGGCCCTCGCACACGCCCTGCGCATGCTTGAACTGGTGGAAATACCGGCTGCCACGCGACGCCTGCATGAATACCCGCACCAGCTGTCTGGCGGCATGCGCCAGCGCGTGATGATTGCGCTGGCCATGGCCTGCAACCCGACCTTGTTGATTGCCGACGAACCCACCACCGCGCTGGATGTCACCATCCAGGCGCAGATTTTGGAGCTGATGCGCCGCTTGCAGCGAGAGACCGGCATGAGCATCCTTTTCATCACGCACAACCTTGGGGTGGTGGCCCACCACGCCGATGATGTGGCGGTGATGTATGCGGGCCGCATTGTCGAGGCGGCCCCTGTGAGAGCGCTGTTTACCTCGCCGCAGCACCCCTACACGCAGGGCCTGCTGGCCTGTCTGCCGGCACAGCAGCGCAAACGCGAGCTGGCCAACGGAGAAACGCGCGTCAAGCGCCGCCTGTATGCCATTCGCGGCCAGGTCTCCAGCCCGCTGTCGCCCCCGCCGGGCTGTGCGTTTGAACCGCGCTGCGACCGTGCTCTGGCGGCATGCAAGGAAGCCATGCCCGAATTGGAAAGTGCCGGACCGCAACGTGCCGCGCGCTGCATTCTGGTGTCTGAAGCTGCTCTTGTTTTGACGGAGACCGCATGA